GTTCGCTAAAGCGTTGTTCAGTGTTTCGCTTGGGCGCATGGCTTTACTAGCCTTTTCGAAATCCGGGTGGTAGTAGCCGCCGATGTCGACAGGCTTGCCTTGGGCGGCAATCTGCTCGTCCACGATCTTCTGCTCGTTCTCGCCCAGTTCCTTCGCCAACTTCGTGAACCTGTCTTTCAGCTCCTGGTCTTTGCTCTGCTCGGCAAGTGCCTCTGCCCAGTAAAGTGCCAGGTAGAAATGGCTGCCACGGTTGTCGATGCCACCCACTTTACGCGATGGAGATTTGTCTTTCTCCAGGAACTCCGCGTTAGCTTTGTTCAGCGCCTCCGCCAGCACCTGTGCCTTCTCATTGCCTGTTTTCTGTGCCAGGTCTTCCAGCGAAACCGCCAAAGCCAGGAACTCACCCAGTGAATCCCAGCGCAGGTAGTTCTCCTCTGTGAACTGTTGCACGTGCTTCGGGGCAGAGCCACCGGCACCTGTTTCAAACAGTCCGCCGCCATCCAGCAACGGAACAATAGAAAGCATCTTAGCGCTGGTGCCTAGTTCCAGAATCGGGAACAGGTCCGTCAGGTAGTCACGCAGCACGTTGCCCGTTACAGAGATGGTGTCTTTGCCCGACTTAGCACGGTCCAGAGTATAGCGCATCGCCTCTACTGGCGACATGATTTTGATCTCAAGTCCATTGGTGTCGTGGTCCTGCAGGTAGCGCTCCACTTTCTTAATCAGGTTGGCGTCGTGCGCTCTTTGCGGATCAAGCCAGAAGATAGCCGGTGTGTTCGTGATTCTGGCTCTTGTAACGGCCAGCTTCACCCAATCCTGGATTGGCAGGTCTTTCGTTTGCGTCATTCTGAAAATGTCACCTTCCTCTACTTTCTGCTCCAGCAACGTGTTGCCTGATGCATCAACTACGCGTACCGTACCGCTTTCCTTCATCTCGAAAGTCTTGTCGTGCGACCCGTACTCCTCGGCCTTCTGGGCCATCAAGCCGATGTTCGGCACAGTACCCATAGTGGTCACATCAAACGCGCCGTTCTCTTTGTGGAAGTTGATTACCTCCTGGTAAATGCCCGCGTAGCTGCGATCCGGGATAATCGCCTTGGTGTCGTGCAGTTTGCCATCAGGTCCCCACATCTGGCCAGACGAGCGAATGGCAGCCGGCATAGAAGCGTCGATGATCACATCGCTTGGCACATGCAGGTTGGTGATGCCTTTGTCGGAGTTCACCATGGCCAGCTTAGGGCCATTCTCATAGGCAGCCTTCAGGTCAGCTT
Above is a window of Pontibacter akesuensis DNA encoding:
- a CDS encoding NADP-dependent isocitrate dehydrogenase; its protein translation is MTTKTAKIVYTITDEAPALATQSFLPIVETFTKAAGIEVETKDISLAGRILAAFPEKLSDGQKQSDDLAYLGDLAKTAEANIIKLPNISASIPQLTAAIKELQEQGYNIPDYPAEPKNDEEKEAKTRYAKILGSAVNPVLREGNSDRRVADAVKQYARKNPHSMGAWSSDSKTHVAHMSEGDFYGSEKSTVVEKAGDVRIEFVAADGSNRTLKEKVSLKDGEVIDTAVMSRKALRSFLEKEIADAKNNDVLLSLHLKATMMKVSDPIMFGHAVTVFFKDVFEKHAETFQKLGVDANNGLGDVYAKIKSLPEDQRSEIEADLKAAYENGPKLAMVNSDKGITNLHVPSDVIIDASMPAAIRSSGQMWGPDGKLHDTKAIIPDRSYAGIYQEVINFHKENGAFDVTTMGTVPNIGLMAQKAEEYGSHDKTFEMKESGTVRVVDASGNTLLEQKVEEGDIFRMTQTKDLPIQDWVKLAVTRARITNTPAIFWLDPQRAHDANLIKKVERYLQDHDTNGLEIKIMSPVEAMRYTLDRAKSGKDTISVTGNVLRDYLTDLFPILELGTSAKMLSIVPLLDGGGLFETGAGGSAPKHVQQFTEENYLRWDSLGEFLALAVSLEDLAQKTGNEKAQVLAEALNKANAEFLEKDKSPSRKVGGIDNRGSHFYLALYWAEALAEQSKDQELKDRFTKLAKELGENEQKIVDEQIAAQGKPVDIGGYYHPDFEKASKAMRPSETLNNALANF